Proteins from a genomic interval of Streptococcus oralis:
- a CDS encoding nucleotidyl transferase AbiEii/AbiGii toxin family protein has product MFSNANSFKAKIKNISKDKGIPAQQVQQHYLIEQVLKLISTSSYRDSFIVKGGYLIGQMIGLDKRTTMDLDVTLRGTEMSRENLIHIFEEILCSKTDGFSFSVDKLEPIRQDDEYGGFSLKLNATFDTLKEVVFIDITTGDKITPREITYSMTSIFTNESIKIWTYNLETVLAEKLETIISRGLSSTRPRDRYDLFTLYKLRKEEINLEVLKNALENTAEKRKSKDTIYNWEEQVRGIEISDYQKELWIRYQRQFKYAKDISFDNSVYVIREIMQQIF; this is encoded by the coding sequence ATGTTTTCAAATGCGAATAGCTTTAAAGCAAAAATCAAAAACATTTCAAAAGATAAGGGAATTCCAGCTCAACAAGTACAACAACATTATTTAATTGAGCAAGTGTTAAAGCTGATTTCTACTAGTTCTTATAGAGATTCCTTCATTGTAAAAGGAGGGTATCTAATAGGTCAAATGATCGGACTAGATAAGCGAACCACAATGGATTTAGATGTCACTCTGAGGGGAACCGAAATGAGCAGAGAAAATTTGATTCATATCTTTGAAGAGATTCTTTGTTCTAAAACTGATGGATTTTCATTTTCAGTAGATAAGCTAGAACCTATTCGCCAAGATGATGAATATGGAGGATTTTCATTAAAATTAAATGCAACTTTTGATACATTAAAAGAGGTTGTTTTTATTGATATTACTACTGGTGATAAAATCACACCAAGAGAAATTACTTATTCAATGACTTCTATCTTTACTAATGAAAGCATCAAGATATGGACATATAATCTAGAGACTGTACTTGCTGAAAAGTTAGAAACGATCATCAGTAGGGGATTGTCTTCGACACGCCCACGTGATCGATATGATCTTTTCACCTTGTATAAACTTAGAAAAGAAGAGATTAATCTAGAAGTATTAAAAAATGCACTTGAGAATACGGCAGAAAAACGTAAAAGTAAAGATACTATTTATAATTGGGAAGAACAAGTGAGAGGAATTGAAATTTCTGATTATCAGAAAGAGCTATGGATTCGTTATCAACGCCAATTTAAGTATGCTAAAGATATCTCATTTGATAACTCTGTTTATGTTATTAGGGAAATTATGCAACAAATATTTTAG
- a CDS encoding VirB4-like conjugal transfer ATPase, CD1110 family: MKRKSNTLKKQKTSTTNKKEEVKDKKEEVLPSTANTLSYQALYQNGLMQVKEDYFSQSYLLGDVNYQTVGLEDKGAIIEKYSDLINSLDDQTNFQLTIFNKRLNLEKFRQSVLYEEKEDGYDTYRKELNRMMNQNLDSGENNFSAVKLISFGRKDTNPKQAYRSLSQIGEYFKSGFSEIDARFESLAGEERVNLLADMLRGEHHLPFSYRDLTKSGQTTRHFIAPNLLDFKNKNYLQINDRLLQIVYVRDYGMELGDQFIRDLMQGDLELIVSLHAQSSTKADAMKKLRTKKTLMESQKIGEQQKLARTGIYLEKVGHVLESNIDEAEELLKTMTETGDKLFQTVFLIGVFGQDEEELKQALDTIQQVAGSNDLMIDKLPYMQEAAFNSLLPFGCDFLEGVSRSLLTSNIAVNSPWTSVDLQDRSGKYYGINQISSNIITIDRSLLNTPSGLILGTSGAGKGMATKHEIITTKIKESGENTEIIIVDPEAEYSVIGRTFGGEMIDIAPDSQTYLNVLDLSEENMDEDPVKVKSEFLLSFIGKLLDRKMDGREKSIIDRVTRLTYQSFKEPSLEEWVFVLSQQPEEEAQNLALDMELYVEGSLDIFSHKTNIQTGSNFLIYNVKKLGDELKQIALMVVFDQIWNRVVRNQKLGKKTWIYFDEMQLLLLDKYASDFFFKLWSRVRKYGASPTGITQNVETLLLDPNGRRIIANSEFMILLKQAKNDREELVQLLGLSKELEKYLINPEKGAGLIKAGSVVVPFKNKIPQGTQLFDIMSTDPDKMASN, translated from the coding sequence ATGAAAAGAAAATCAAATACATTAAAGAAACAAAAAACTTCAACGACTAATAAAAAGGAAGAAGTTAAAGATAAAAAAGAGGAAGTGTTACCATCAACGGCTAATACTCTTTCCTATCAAGCCTTGTATCAAAATGGTCTGATGCAGGTAAAAGAAGATTATTTTTCACAAAGCTATTTACTTGGTGATGTCAATTACCAGACCGTTGGTTTAGAAGATAAGGGTGCAATCATTGAGAAGTATTCTGATTTGATTAACTCTCTAGATGATCAAACCAACTTCCAATTGACTATCTTTAATAAAAGATTGAATTTAGAAAAGTTTAGACAAAGTGTTTTGTATGAGGAAAAAGAAGATGGATATGATACCTATCGTAAAGAATTGAATCGGATGATGAATCAGAATTTAGACAGTGGTGAAAATAACTTTTCAGCTGTGAAACTGATTAGCTTTGGAAGAAAGGATACTAATCCCAAACAAGCCTATCGTTCCTTGTCTCAAATTGGAGAATATTTCAAGAGTGGTTTCTCAGAAATTGATGCACGATTTGAATCCTTGGCTGGTGAAGAGCGTGTCAACTTGTTGGCGGATATGCTTAGAGGAGAACACCATCTTCCTTTTTCTTACCGTGATTTAACGAAATCGGGTCAGACAACTCGTCACTTCATAGCACCTAATCTCTTGGATTTTAAAAATAAGAATTACCTACAAATCAATGACCGCTTATTACAGATTGTCTATGTGAGAGACTACGGTATGGAATTAGGTGATCAGTTTATTCGAGACCTCATGCAAGGAGATCTGGAATTGATAGTGAGCCTTCATGCTCAAAGTTCGACTAAGGCGGATGCTATGAAGAAACTACGCACAAAGAAGACCTTGATGGAATCCCAAAAGATTGGGGAACAACAAAAACTAGCTCGTACAGGTATCTATTTGGAAAAAGTAGGTCATGTATTAGAAAGCAATATCGATGAAGCTGAGGAACTCTTAAAAACCATGACCGAGACAGGAGATAAACTATTTCAGACAGTCTTTTTGATTGGGGTCTTTGGTCAGGATGAAGAAGAACTCAAACAAGCCCTAGACACTATCCAACAAGTCGCCGGCTCAAATGATCTAATGATTGATAAACTTCCATATATGCAAGAAGCAGCCTTTAATAGTTTGCTGCCATTTGGTTGTGATTTTTTAGAGGGAGTATCACGGAGTTTATTAACGTCCAATATAGCAGTGAACTCACCTTGGACTTCAGTAGACTTACAAGACCGTAGTGGGAAATATTACGGTATCAATCAAATATCAAGTAATATTATTACCATTGATCGCAGCCTATTAAATACACCGTCTGGTCTGATTTTAGGAACATCTGGAGCTGGGAAAGGGATGGCAACCAAGCATGAAATTATCACGACCAAAATCAAGGAATCTGGTGAAAATACTGAAATTATCATCGTGGATCCAGAAGCAGAGTACAGTGTCATTGGACGGACTTTTGGGGGAGAAATGATTGATATTGCGCCTGATTCCCAAACCTATCTCAATGTCCTTGACTTGTCTGAGGAAAATATGGATGAAGATCCTGTAAAGGTAAAATCAGAATTTCTTTTATCCTTTATCGGCAAGTTATTGGATAGAAAAATGGATGGAAGAGAAAAATCGATTATTGACCGAGTTACAAGACTCACCTATCAGTCATTTAAAGAGCCTTCTTTGGAAGAATGGGTCTTTGTATTGAGTCAACAACCAGAAGAAGAAGCGCAGAATTTGGCACTTGATATGGAACTGTATGTCGAAGGTTCTCTTGATATTTTTTCTCATAAGACCAATATTCAGACAGGATCTAACTTCTTAATCTATAACGTTAAAAAGTTAGGAGATGAGCTGAAACAAATCGCTCTTATGGTTGTTTTTGATCAGATATGGAATCGTGTCGTTCGGAACCAAAAATTAGGGAAGAAGACCTGGATTTATTTTGATGAAATGCAGCTTCTCTTATTAGATAAATATGCCAGTGATTTCTTCTTTAAATTGTGGAGTCGTGTCAGAAAATATGGAGCCAGTCCGACTGGAATAACTCAAAACGTCGAAACCTTATTGTTAGACCCAAATGGTAGACGGATTATTGCAAATAGTGAATTTATGATTCTTCTCAAGCAAGCAAAAAATGACCGAGAAGAACTGGTTCAACTCTTAGGTTTGTCAAAAGAACTTGAAAAATACCTAATCAATCCAGAAAAAGGGGCAGGACTAATAAAAGCTGGTTCCGTTGTAGTTCCCTTTAAAAATAAGATTCCTCAAGGTACTCAATTGTTTGATATCATGAGTACAGATCCTGATAAAATGGCTTCTAACTAA
- a CDS encoding type IV toxin-antitoxin system AbiEi family antitoxin domain-containing protein, with protein MVDKREKLMNSFNQYGFLTFKQVIDENLHYKTLLKMVAEGKIDAEEKGLYRLPDIYLDEWFVLQYRFPKGIFSLETALWLHGLSLTIPFNMMMSFPYGTNTKNIKEADIRPIILRSHYSEGIIEIERLPGQFIKVYEVERVLVECLRPVHQVDLQIIAPAFKKYFQQNQIHLHKLFYYAQLFKVTDKLQSYTEVLS; from the coding sequence ATGGTTGATAAAAGAGAGAAACTGATGAACTCTTTCAATCAGTATGGTTTTTTAACTTTTAAACAAGTAATAGATGAAAATTTACACTACAAAACCTTATTAAAAATGGTTGCAGAAGGAAAAATCGATGCTGAAGAAAAAGGCTTATATCGCTTACCTGATATTTATTTAGATGAGTGGTTTGTTCTTCAGTATCGATTTCCAAAGGGAATCTTTTCTTTGGAGACAGCACTTTGGTTACATGGTTTATCTTTGACTATCCCTTTTAACATGATGATGAGTTTTCCTTATGGTACGAATACCAAAAACATTAAGGAAGCAGATATACGTCCTATTATTTTACGCTCTCACTATAGTGAAGGAATTATTGAAATAGAGCGTCTTCCTGGCCAATTTATTAAAGTTTATGAAGTTGAACGAGTTTTGGTTGAGTGTCTAAGACCAGTTCATCAGGTGGATCTTCAAATTATTGCACCAGCGTTTAAGAAATATTTTCAACAGAATCAAATTCATTTACACAAATTATTTTATTATGCCCAGCTATTTAAAGTAACTGATAAGTTACAATCTTATACGGAGGTACTATCTTAA
- a CDS encoding PrgI family protein, whose translation MNTRVFKDISKYQHRAWLGFTTRQIIFVLPAFIVTIIVLGLNLFFWQFGDWFVYGFVFAFTIPLMLFGVYKPNDLYFEHYLKYRLHFELTIPLRTISGKKGLEHEKKIKYIKETKNFND comes from the coding sequence ATGAATACACGTGTCTTTAAAGACATCTCAAAATACCAACACAGGGCTTGGTTAGGTTTCACCACAAGACAAATCATCTTTGTTTTACCAGCCTTTATTGTCACAATTATTGTTTTGGGCTTGAATCTCTTTTTCTGGCAATTTGGAGATTGGTTTGTTTACGGTTTTGTGTTTGCCTTTACCATCCCCCTCATGCTTTTTGGAGTCTATAAACCCAATGATTTATATTTTGAACATTATTTGAAATACCGTCTTCATTTTGAACTAACGATACCCCTACGCACAATTTCAGGAAAGAAAGGACTTGAACATGAAAAGAAAATCAAATACATTAAAGAAACAAAAAACTTCAACGACTAA
- a CDS encoding CPBP family intramembrane glutamic endopeptidase, translating to MKRIIPVYIFQQVNVLLVSLYLLKFLCIGELTILQILYGSSLISFLWMYGQRKQAHKVNMKSRMKWLGIGFVSLLIISLCFSLIHARGTTNQANLIGLQHQVPWFSFLLFLINASMVEEFLYREILWNLVRKLDIRVALTSVLFALAHHPGTILAWCLYVSLGMFLGLVRYKSDLWGSMGLHLVWNLSVYVLFFL from the coding sequence ATGAAAAGAATAATTCCAGTTTATATATTCCAACAAGTAAATGTCTTATTGGTATCTCTATACTTACTGAAATTTCTTTGTATCGGTGAGTTAACTATACTACAGATTCTCTATGGTTCGTCACTCATTTCTTTTTTATGGATGTATGGCCAACGTAAACAAGCTCATAAGGTCAATATGAAATCTAGGATGAAATGGCTTGGTATTGGATTCGTTAGCCTACTGATTATAAGTCTATGTTTTAGCCTAATCCATGCTCGAGGAACTACGAATCAAGCAAACTTAATTGGCCTTCAACATCAAGTCCCTTGGTTTTCATTTTTATTGTTCTTAATCAATGCGAGTATGGTTGAAGAATTTCTGTATCGAGAAATTTTATGGAACTTGGTTAGAAAATTAGATATTCGAGTTGCTTTGACAAGTGTTTTATTTGCCTTAGCACATCATCCAGGAACCATTCTAGCTTGGTGTTTATATGTTTCACTTGGGATGTTTTTAGGGCTTGTACGCTACAAATCGGACTTATGGGGCAGTATGGGGCTACATTTGGTGTGGAACCTATCAGTCTATGTCTTATTTTTTCTTTAA
- a CDS encoding conjugal transfer protein TrbL, whose product MNLSLVSPFVYLASEKISAENLFEGFNVDLQSTVDLIKSLSSYNPTVWTYMSSITKSVMQPLGVAILSVVLILEFSKMAKKIANSGGAMTFEALAPMLISYIMVAVVITNTTVIVEAIIGIASHAIEQVASIVAHGHGGAKYDTLSGLKGSGFIGRMIVGFFALLIWLVRIVSAAMVNLLVSIRFIQLYLMIPFAPLTIPTFLSDEWKSIGIGYLKNIMVYAVQGVLIFLIVSLVPLFESAGKIAVSNGAGVLQSLAIMFGSLVQAILLIIALVGSQRTARSILGM is encoded by the coding sequence ATGAATCTTAGTTTAGTCTCACCCTTTGTTTACCTTGCATCTGAAAAAATATCAGCTGAAAATTTATTTGAAGGATTTAATGTAGATTTACAATCTACGGTAGATCTGATTAAATCTCTATCTAGCTACAATCCAACTGTTTGGACTTATATGTCTAGTATTACTAAAAGTGTCATGCAGCCTCTTGGAGTTGCGATTTTATCAGTTGTTCTCATCTTAGAATTTTCGAAGATGGCAAAGAAAATTGCTAACTCAGGTGGAGCGATGACCTTTGAAGCATTAGCGCCGATGTTGATTAGTTATATTATGGTCGCAGTTGTAATTACCAATACTACCGTTATTGTAGAAGCTATCATCGGTATTGCGAGTCACGCCATTGAACAAGTGGCCTCGATTGTGGCTCACGGTCACGGTGGGGCAAAGTATGATACACTCTCTGGATTAAAAGGTTCAGGATTTATTGGCCGGATGATTGTGGGCTTTTTCGCCCTCCTCATTTGGCTTGTTCGGATAGTAAGTGCAGCCATGGTTAATCTTTTGGTATCTATTCGATTTATTCAACTCTACCTTATGATTCCATTTGCCCCTCTTACGATTCCAACATTTTTAAGTGATGAATGGAAGTCTATTGGTATTGGCTATTTAAAAAATATTATGGTTTATGCGGTACAAGGGGTTCTCATTTTTCTGATTGTTTCTCTTGTTCCTTTGTTTGAATCTGCTGGGAAAATAGCTGTTTCAAATGGTGCAGGAGTCTTGCAATCACTTGCGATTATGTTTGGTAGTTTGGTACAAGCTATCTTACTGATTATTGCCCTCGTTGGTTCTCAACGTACGGCTCGCTCAATTTTAGGTATGTAA
- a CDS encoding phage tail tip lysozyme, whose amino-acid sequence MKDKREIIRARKAFRRSLKDEKIFLKKGKKEVKKQKKDSAVLDEKRWKKEIKEKLEEMREASKARVKQANEDYNHILQNSPPSLLNRKELRDRRLPHARKRLKIAKKQFKEAKVEAKEERKESRKERKTNQKFFYGQESKHKSNFFFQGKSLEELKAKKEVKAAKENLKSTKQAYKSKKVSRKAKTFLYVLGREGGELASDNENLEGYRTLQETIRKGKRYSRLSYNLGKASVKTGQATGRFTKKRLTNTKERYHHFRDGKGWKLSKDNPSSLKNRFRKLKKQGLTTVRNIYQKLKVAFSFFTFAAGNPVTWIVGGIVFLLLLIMSFFLGFSSASLIQQDEFELTKAYTHLTWEDAEHTRTNDKGITYYTKVDDVMGYMNFKFHDYELHKPVHLFSSETYKDYLSTLWHDLNDGDDLKSMQDLYETPKYKLSKDDQEEIKELKEEGVYASMQELDNPFEGKSNEDSLTMTYRYGYYDLDGKPTLQEYILLEAKAHQTIVAPMDGVVSLDGDNVILTNGKGENESRLTLYSIHNGRAIEGTRVLTGDVIGETPDDTGLKVSYQKYKNKKEKLVYVNPQFYFPKVIQLQTTILPAIGQFGGDEFERAKHIYEFLKSQGASPQAIAAILGNWSVESSINPKRAEGDYLSPPVGATDSSWDDESWLAIGGPAIYSGAYPNILHRGLGLGQWTDTADGSTRHTALLNYAHTQNKKWYDLDLQLDFMLHGDSPYYQSWLKDFFKNTGSAANLAQLFLTYWEGNSGDKLLERQTRATEWYYQIEKGFSQTNGGQAKSDPQSLEGVSGDLYDHSVPGGGDGMAYAYGQCTWGVAARMNQLGLKLKGRNGEKISIINTMGNGQDWVATASSLGGETGSTPRAGAIVSFVGGTHGTPAIYGHVAFVEKVYDDGSFLVSETNYGGNPNYTFRKISQADSAISFAYTVK is encoded by the coding sequence ATGAAGGATAAAAGAGAAATCATACGTGCCCGAAAGGCATTTAGAAGAAGTCTAAAAGATGAGAAGATATTCTTGAAAAAAGGAAAGAAGGAGGTGAAGAAACAGAAAAAAGATTCCGCTGTACTGGATGAAAAAAGATGGAAAAAAGAGATAAAGGAAAAGTTAGAGGAGATGAGAGAAGCTTCAAAGGCTAGAGTAAAACAAGCAAATGAAGACTACAATCATATTCTTCAAAATAGTCCTCCATCTCTTTTAAATCGCAAAGAACTAAGAGACAGACGATTGCCTCATGCTAGGAAACGATTGAAAATAGCCAAGAAGCAATTTAAGGAAGCCAAGGTAGAAGCAAAAGAAGAAAGAAAAGAGAGTCGTAAAGAAAGAAAAACCAATCAAAAATTTTTCTACGGTCAGGAATCGAAACATAAATCTAATTTTTTCTTTCAAGGGAAGAGTTTAGAAGAATTAAAAGCTAAGAAAGAAGTCAAGGCCGCAAAAGAGAATCTAAAATCTACTAAACAAGCCTATAAGTCCAAAAAAGTCAGTAGGAAAGCCAAAACTTTTCTTTATGTCCTTGGACGTGAAGGTGGAGAGTTAGCTTCAGATAATGAAAATTTAGAAGGCTATCGCACACTTCAAGAGACAATTAGAAAAGGAAAACGCTACAGTCGCCTTTCTTATAACCTTGGAAAAGCTAGTGTCAAAACAGGACAAGCAACAGGTCGTTTTACCAAGAAAAGACTGACCAACACAAAAGAGCGATACCATCATTTTAGGGATGGAAAAGGATGGAAACTATCGAAAGATAACCCAAGTTCCCTTAAAAATCGGTTTCGAAAATTAAAGAAACAAGGTCTTACAACTGTCCGAAATATCTATCAAAAACTAAAAGTAGCCTTTTCCTTCTTTACATTTGCGGCTGGAAATCCTGTAACCTGGATAGTTGGAGGAATAGTCTTTCTTCTTTTACTTATAATGAGCTTCTTTTTAGGATTTTCATCTGCTAGTTTGATTCAACAAGATGAATTTGAATTAACAAAAGCTTATACCCATCTAACTTGGGAAGATGCAGAACATACTCGCACAAATGACAAAGGAATAACTTATTACACAAAAGTTGATGATGTGATGGGGTATATGAACTTTAAATTCCATGACTATGAGTTACACAAACCAGTTCACTTATTTAGTTCAGAAACTTACAAGGATTATCTGTCTACTTTGTGGCATGATTTAAACGATGGGGATGATTTGAAATCCATGCAAGACCTCTATGAAACTCCTAAGTATAAACTCTCGAAAGACGATCAAGAGGAAATAAAGGAACTAAAAGAAGAGGGTGTCTATGCTTCCATGCAGGAATTGGACAATCCATTTGAGGGGAAAAGCAACGAAGATAGTCTAACCATGACTTATCGTTATGGATACTATGATTTAGATGGAAAACCTACCCTTCAGGAGTATATTCTACTAGAAGCGAAGGCTCACCAAACAATTGTCGCACCAATGGATGGAGTTGTATCTCTAGACGGTGACAATGTTATTCTCACTAACGGAAAAGGAGAGAATGAGAGTCGCTTAACCTTATATTCCATTCATAATGGCCGTGCGATTGAGGGGACAAGAGTCCTAACGGGTGATGTTATTGGTGAAACACCAGATGATACAGGTTTGAAAGTTTCCTATCAAAAATATAAGAACAAGAAAGAAAAATTGGTGTATGTCAATCCGCAATTTTATTTTCCAAAAGTCATTCAACTTCAGACCACTATCTTACCAGCCATTGGTCAGTTTGGTGGGGATGAGTTTGAACGAGCAAAACATATTTATGAGTTTTTGAAATCTCAAGGGGCAAGTCCCCAAGCCATTGCGGCAATTTTAGGAAATTGGTCGGTAGAGTCTTCTATTAATCCTAAACGAGCTGAAGGAGATTATTTATCTCCTCCTGTTGGCGCTACCGATTCCTCATGGGATGATGAAAGCTGGTTAGCGATTGGAGGTCCAGCCATTTATAGTGGTGCTTATCCTAATATTCTTCATAGAGGTCTAGGTTTAGGGCAATGGACAGATACCGCAGATGGGTCAACACGGCATACAGCCTTGTTAAATTATGCACACACCCAAAATAAGAAATGGTATGATTTAGACCTACAACTTGATTTTATGCTTCATGGGGATAGTCCTTACTATCAAAGTTGGTTAAAGGATTTCTTTAAAAATACAGGCAGTGCAGCCAATCTGGCCCAACTCTTCCTTACCTATTGGGAGGGAAATTCTGGTGACAAACTACTGGAAAGACAAACCAGAGCAACGGAATGGTATTACCAAATTGAAAAAGGCTTTAGTCAAACAAATGGAGGACAGGCAAAAAGTGATCCACAATCCCTTGAAGGGGTTAGTGGGGACTTGTATGATCATTCTGTTCCTGGTGGTGGAGATGGTATGGCCTATGCTTATGGACAATGTACATGGGGTGTTGCGGCTCGTATGAACCAGTTAGGCTTAAAATTAAAAGGTAGAAATGGAGAAAAGATTTCAATCATTAATACCATGGGAAATGGTCAGGACTGGGTTGCGACAGCTTCAAGTCTTGGTGGGGAAACTGGCTCTACACCAAGAGCAGGTGCCATTGTTTCTTTTGTGGGAGGTACACATGGCACACCAGCCATCTATGGTCATGTGGCTTTTGTCGAGAAAGTATATGATGATGGTTCTTTCCTTGTGTCTGAAACCAACTATGGTGGCAATCCTAACTATACCTTTAGAAAAATCTCGCAAGCAGATAGCGCCATCAGTTTTGCTTATACGGTGAAATAA
- a CDS encoding VirD4-like conjugal transfer protein, CD1115 family, whose product MYSGKKFLLFSLLGILLGYLFHRLTLLYDSYTGNSLDKWTHLLMEGQDKVLQSPWNVSFTGKSSAFFLLGFVMMLLVYLYLETGKKQYREGVEYGSARFGTLKEKKLFYGKEFSHDTILAQDVRLTLLDKKPAQYDRNKNIAVIGGSGSGKTFRFVKPNLIQMNSSNIVVDPKDHLAEKTGKLFLEHGYQVKVLDLVNMKNSDGFNPFRYIETENDLNRMLTVYFNNTKGSGSRSDPFWDEASMTLVRALASYLVDFYNPPKTREQLIEESRLSQKEYQNLLKRQKKEVEERKKRGRYPSFAEISKLIKHLSKGENQEKSVLEILFENYAKKYGTENFTMRNWADFQNYKDKTLDSVIAVTTAKFALFNIQSVMDLTKRDTLDMKTWGKEKSMVYLVIPDNDSTFRFLSALFFSTVFQTLTRQADIDFKGKLPLHVRVYLDEFANIGEIPDFAEQTSTVRSRNMSLVPILQNIAQLQGLYKEKEAWKTILGNCDSLVYLGGNDEDTFKFMSGLLGKQTIDVRNTSRSFGQTGSGSLSHQKIARDLMTPDEVGNMKRHECLVRIANMPVFKSKKYNSTKHPNWKYLANQETDERWWNYQINPLNQRQENHLEGLRIRDLTFESSLK is encoded by the coding sequence ATGTACAGTGGAAAGAAATTCCTACTATTCTCACTGTTAGGTATCTTACTAGGCTATCTTTTTCATCGTTTGACGCTTTTATATGATTCCTATACTGGAAATAGCTTAGATAAATGGACTCATCTTCTAATGGAAGGTCAAGATAAAGTTCTTCAGTCGCCATGGAATGTTTCCTTTACTGGAAAATCAAGTGCTTTTTTTCTACTAGGCTTTGTTATGATGCTGCTGGTTTATCTCTATTTAGAGACTGGAAAAAAACAATACCGAGAAGGGGTAGAATACGGCAGCGCCCGTTTTGGAACTCTAAAAGAAAAGAAGCTCTTTTACGGTAAGGAATTTTCTCATGATACGATCTTAGCACAAGATGTTCGTCTGACATTATTAGATAAAAAACCAGCCCAATATGATAGGAATAAGAATATTGCGGTGATTGGAGGTTCAGGAAGTGGGAAGACATTTCGCTTTGTGAAACCCAATCTTATTCAGATGAATAGTTCTAATATTGTAGTGGATCCTAAAGATCACTTGGCCGAAAAAACAGGCAAACTCTTTTTAGAACATGGCTACCAAGTAAAGGTGTTAGATTTAGTCAATATGAAGAACTCAGATGGCTTCAATCCTTTTCGCTATATAGAGACAGAAAATGATTTGAATCGCATGCTGACAGTTTATTTCAATAACACCAAAGGCTCTGGCTCCCGTAGTGATCCATTTTGGGATGAAGCTTCTATGACTTTGGTACGAGCTTTAGCCTCCTACTTGGTCGATTTCTATAACCCACCTAAAACAAGAGAACAGCTCATAGAAGAAAGTCGTTTAAGTCAAAAAGAATACCAAAACTTGTTGAAACGTCAAAAAAAAGAAGTGGAAGAGCGAAAAAAACGAGGGCGTTATCCAAGTTTTGCTGAAATCTCAAAACTCATTAAACACCTATCCAAGGGTGAAAACCAAGAAAAAAGTGTCTTAGAAATTCTATTTGAAAATTATGCTAAAAAGTATGGAACTGAAAATTTTACCATGCGAAATTGGGCAGATTTTCAAAATTATAAGGATAAGACTCTGGATTCTGTTATAGCTGTAACCACTGCTAAATTTGCCCTCTTCAATATTCAAAGTGTCATGGATTTGACCAAAAGAGATACCCTTGATATGAAGACATGGGGCAAGGAAAAATCAATGGTTTACCTAGTTATCCCAGATAACGACAGTACCTTTCGCTTTCTTTCAGCCCTCTTTTTTTCAACAGTATTTCAAACTCTAACAAGACAAGCAGATATTGATTTTAAGGGTAAATTACCTCTTCATGTGAGAGTCTACTTAGATGAATTCGCAAATATCGGAGAAATCCCAGATTTTGCTGAACAAACCTCAACAGTTCGTTCTCGTAATATGAGTCTCGTTCCCATTCTTCAAAATATTGCCCAACTTCAAGGACTCTATAAAGAAAAAGAAGCTTGGAAAACCATTCTTGGGAACTGTGATAGCTTAGTCTACTTAGGTGGGAATGATGAAGATACCTTTAAATTTATGAGTGGCTTACTCGGTAAACAAACCATTGATGTTCGAAATACTAGTCGTTCCTTTGGCCAGACAGGTTCAGGATCCCTTTCTCATCAAAAGATTGCTCGTGATTTAATGACACCTGATGAAGTCGGAAATATGAAACGGCATGAATGCTTGGTTCGAATTGCCAATATGCCTGTCTTTAAAAGCAAAAAATACAATTCCACTAAGCATCCAAACTGGAAGTACCTAGCCAATCAAGAAACAGATGAAAGGTGGTGGAACTATCAAATCAATCCTTTGAATCAAAGACAAGAAAATCATCTTGAAGGCCTTAGAATTCGTGATTTAACTTTTGAATCTAGTTTAAAATAA